One segment of Capnocytophaga sp. oral taxon 878 DNA contains the following:
- a CDS encoding S46 family peptidase, with protein sequence MKKFILLLVGCFLLPFSLLAQQGGMWIPSLLEGMNAKEMKSLGMKMSVSDIYNVNKSSLKDAVPHFNGGCTAEVISGRGLLLTNHHCGYGQIQAHSTLENDYLTNGFWAKSLSEELPNKNLEVTFIVRIEDVTAKVLEDTKGLSSEMDRASKIEKNIANLVKNSAKESWQENRIRAFYEGNQYILFVVETFKDVRLVGAPPSSIGKFGSDTDNWVWPRHTGDFSLFRVYADKNNRPAEYSKDNVPYVPKHFFPISLKGVKAGDFTMVFGYPGRTQEYLPSVAVEQIVKVLNPAKIGIRDVVLKVQDGFMRVDNGIKIKYASKYASVANYWKKWIGETQGLEQSGAVALKRAQEEKFQKAIAKAGKSAEYGNILDDFAKKYAAIRDYELSVDLYSEFVQRNVALLSNGLRVLQLQNALLERGEQSFNDRKKAYVTMFRGVFKDYDLKVDKAVFEAAAAYYIKTMPKELLAPNMQNIDVKAMADKLYGESFLASGAEMEKVLNLDAKAFQQRLKGDVGVELVQGIINHFYEKVYPTFAELNEEITALQRSYMKAILEFAKPEDRIFPDANSTLRVTYGKVAGYAPKDAVTYDYITYLDGVMEKYVPGDYEFDVPAKLRALYEKKDYGIYGKNGKMPVCFVATNHTTGGNSGSPAIDAQGNLIGLNFDRVWEGTMSDIHYDPKICRNIMVDIRYVLFIIDKYAGAGYLIDEMKIKR encoded by the coding sequence ATGAAGAAATTTATTTTATTACTTGTAGGTTGTTTTTTGTTGCCTTTTAGCTTATTGGCACAGCAGGGAGGGATGTGGATCCCGTCGTTGTTGGAGGGTATGAATGCTAAGGAGATGAAGTCGCTTGGGATGAAGATGTCGGTAAGCGATATTTATAATGTGAATAAATCGAGCTTGAAGGATGCGGTGCCTCATTTTAATGGGGGGTGTACTGCTGAAGTGATTTCGGGCAGGGGGCTGCTTCTTACTAATCACCATTGTGGGTATGGGCAGATACAGGCTCATTCGACCTTAGAGAATGATTATCTTACGAATGGTTTTTGGGCTAAGAGCTTATCGGAGGAGCTTCCTAATAAGAATTTGGAGGTTACTTTTATAGTGCGTATAGAGGATGTTACGGCTAAGGTGCTTGAAGATACTAAGGGATTGAGTAGTGAGATGGATAGGGCATCGAAGATAGAGAAGAATATAGCGAACTTGGTAAAGAACTCGGCTAAGGAGTCGTGGCAGGAGAATCGTATTCGGGCGTTTTATGAGGGGAACCAGTATATATTATTTGTGGTTGAGACATTTAAGGATGTGCGATTGGTGGGGGCTCCGCCTTCATCGATAGGGAAATTTGGGTCGGACACGGATAACTGGGTGTGGCCGAGACATACGGGAGATTTTTCGTTATTCAGGGTATATGCTGATAAGAATAATAGGCCTGCGGAGTATTCCAAAGACAATGTGCCTTATGTACCTAAGCATTTTTTCCCGATCTCACTAAAAGGGGTGAAGGCAGGTGATTTCACTATGGTATTTGGGTATCCTGGAAGGACGCAGGAGTATCTGCCTTCCGTAGCTGTGGAGCAAATAGTGAAGGTGCTGAACCCTGCCAAGATAGGGATTCGTGATGTGGTACTGAAAGTGCAGGATGGCTTTATGAGAGTTGATAATGGGATTAAGATTAAATATGCTTCAAAATATGCTAGTGTGGCTAACTATTGGAAGAAATGGATAGGAGAGACACAGGGCTTGGAACAATCGGGCGCAGTGGCGCTGAAACGCGCGCAAGAAGAGAAGTTCCAGAAGGCTATTGCAAAGGCAGGAAAGAGTGCGGAATATGGGAATATTTTGGATGATTTTGCTAAAAAATATGCTGCTATAAGGGATTATGAGCTTTCGGTAGATTTGTACTCGGAGTTTGTGCAGCGTAATGTAGCTTTGCTATCAAACGGATTAAGGGTGTTACAGCTGCAAAATGCATTGCTTGAGAGAGGGGAACAGTCATTTAACGATAGGAAGAAGGCTTATGTAACGATGTTTCGGGGAGTATTTAAGGATTATGACTTAAAGGTGGATAAGGCTGTATTTGAGGCAGCAGCGGCTTATTATATAAAGACGATGCCTAAAGAGCTGTTGGCTCCTAATATGCAGAACATAGATGTGAAGGCTATGGCTGATAAGTTATACGGAGAATCGTTTTTGGCTTCGGGAGCTGAGATGGAAAAGGTATTGAACTTAGATGCTAAGGCTTTCCAGCAACGATTAAAAGGAGATGTAGGGGTGGAATTAGTACAAGGTATTATAAATCATTTCTACGAAAAAGTATATCCTACCTTTGCTGAACTAAATGAAGAGATTACGGCATTGCAGCGCAGTTATATGAAGGCTATCTTGGAGTTTGCGAAACCAGAAGATCGCATCTTCCCTGATGCTAACAGTACCTTGCGTGTGACTTATGGAAAAGTAGCGGGATATGCACCTAAGGATGCAGTAACTTATGATTATATTACTTATTTGGATGGTGTAATGGAGAAATATGTGCCGGGTGATTACGAATTTGATGTGCCTGCTAAACTACGTGCTTTGTATGAGAAGAAAGATTATGGTATTTATGGTAAGAATGGCAAGATGCCAGTGTGCTTTGTAGCGACTAATCATACAACAGGAGGTAACTCGGGTAGTCCTGCTATTGATGCACAAGGTAACCTTATAGGGCTGAATTTTGACCGAGTATGGGAAGGGACTATGAGTGATATACATTATGATCCTAAGATATGTAGGAATATTATGGTGGATATTAGGTATGTGCTATTCATTATTGATAAATATGCAGGAGCAGGCTATCTGATAGATGAAATGAAGATTAAACGTTAA
- the deoC gene encoding deoxyribose-phosphate aldolase translates to MKLNKLIDHTLLKATATIAEIETLCKEAVEYDFYSVCVNSAYVATAKKFLEGTTVKVCSVVGFPLGAMQSKAKLFETEQALADGADEIDMVINVGWLKSGEIDKVREEIAALKAAVGSNRVLKVIIETCYLTDEEKRLACQLALDAKADFVKTSTGFGTGGATLPDVKLMKESVQGHAKIKASGGVRDYETAIQYINLGVQRIGTSNGITILKGEKGTGY, encoded by the coding sequence ATGAAATTAAATAAACTTATTGACCACACACTATTAAAAGCAACAGCTACCATTGCCGAGATAGAAACTCTTTGCAAAGAGGCTGTGGAGTATGATTTTTATTCGGTATGCGTGAATAGCGCGTATGTGGCTACTGCTAAAAAATTCTTAGAAGGAACTACTGTTAAAGTATGCAGTGTAGTGGGATTCCCTTTAGGAGCTATGCAATCCAAAGCTAAACTTTTTGAAACAGAACAAGCATTAGCAGATGGAGCAGATGAGATTGATATGGTAATTAATGTAGGTTGGCTAAAATCAGGCGAAATAGATAAAGTGCGTGAGGAGATTGCAGCCTTAAAAGCTGCTGTGGGTAGTAACCGTGTGCTTAAAGTAATAATAGAAACTTGCTACCTTACAGATGAAGAGAAGCGCTTGGCTTGCCAATTGGCCCTTGATGCAAAAGCAGATTTTGTAAAAACCTCTACGGGCTTTGGTACTGGAGGGGCTACCCTTCCAGATGTAAAACTGATGAAAGAAAGCGTGCAAGGACACGCTAAGATAAAAGCATCGGGTGGGGTACGTGATTATGAAACAGCTATACAATATATAAATTTAGGAGTGCAGCGTATAGGGACTTCCAATGGTATTACTATCTTGAAAGGAGAGAAAGGAACAGGCTACTAA
- a CDS encoding exodeoxyribonuclease III produces MKIISYNVNGIRAAFTKGLKEWLQAAAPDVLCLQEIKALEAQIPTEIFAELGYEYQYYHSAEKKGYSGVAIISKIAPKHVEIGTGIDYMDKEGRVIRADFDTLSVMSLYLPSGTNIDRLDFKLTFMADFQKYINELKQTIPNLIICGDYNICHQAIDIHDPVRNANVSGFLPVEREWLDTFMKSGFIDSFRYFHKEPHQYSWWSYRANARNNNKGWRIDYHLVASPLESRMERALILPEAKHSDHCPILLEIN; encoded by the coding sequence ATGAAAATTATTAGTTATAATGTGAACGGAATTAGAGCTGCCTTTACCAAGGGATTAAAAGAGTGGTTACAAGCAGCAGCTCCTGATGTGTTGTGCTTGCAAGAGATAAAAGCCTTAGAAGCTCAGATACCTACAGAAATATTTGCCGAATTGGGCTATGAATACCAGTATTACCATAGTGCCGAGAAAAAAGGTTATAGTGGGGTAGCTATTATCTCTAAAATAGCTCCTAAACATGTTGAGATAGGTACAGGTATAGACTATATGGACAAAGAAGGCCGGGTAATACGAGCTGATTTTGATACCCTTTCGGTAATGAGTTTGTATCTGCCATCGGGAACCAATATCGACCGCTTAGACTTTAAGCTAACCTTTATGGCCGATTTTCAGAAATACATTAATGAACTGAAACAAACTATTCCAAACCTCATTATTTGTGGTGATTACAATATTTGTCACCAAGCTATTGATATTCATGATCCTGTGCGCAATGCCAATGTATCAGGCTTTTTGCCAGTGGAACGTGAGTGGTTAGATACCTTTATGAAAAGTGGCTTTATTGATAGTTTCCGTTATTTTCATAAAGAGCCTCATCAATACTCATGGTGGAGTTATAGAGCTAATGCCCGTAATAATAATAAAGGTTGGCGTATTGATTATCACTTAGTAGCTTCACCTTTGGAAAGCCGTATGGAGCGAGCTCTCATACTGCCCGAAGCTAAGCATAGTGATCATTGCCCTATTCTTTTAGAAATTAATTAA
- a CDS encoding YtxH domain-containing protein — translation MSKTANVVLGLAVGTAIGVGLGILFAPDEGKNTRQKIKDTLRDKSQDLKDQLDNLTENVREKSLELKGSLEEKVDRLFSKSSNKAEDVISLLEKKLASLKEEAAKIKK, via the coding sequence ATGTCAAAAACAGCAAATGTAGTATTAGGCTTAGCAGTAGGTACTGCTATCGGAGTAGGTTTGGGCATCCTTTTTGCGCCCGACGAAGGTAAAAACACACGTCAAAAAATTAAAGACACTCTCAGAGATAAGTCTCAAGATTTAAAAGATCAATTGGATAACCTCACAGAGAATGTACGTGAGAAATCATTGGAACTAAAAGGCTCTTTAGAAGAAAAAGTAGACAGGCTATTTTCAAAATCAAGCAATAAAGCCGAAGATGTAATTAGCCTTCTAGAAAAAAAATTAGCTTCATTAAAAGAAGAAGCCGCTAAAATTAAAAAATAA
- a CDS encoding GlsB/YeaQ/YmgE family stress response membrane protein, translating to MSIIATLIIGAIAGWLGGTIYKGSGLGLIGNIIIGILGSSVGYWLLESVFHISLGEGWIGAILTGAIGAIVILFLINLIFKKK from the coding sequence ATGAGTATTATTGCAACACTTATTATTGGTGCCATCGCTGGATGGTTAGGAGGCACTATCTACAAAGGTAGTGGATTAGGACTTATAGGGAATATCATTATTGGTATTCTTGGAAGTAGCGTTGGTTATTGGCTTTTGGAAAGTGTGTTCCATATCTCACTTGGAGAAGGTTGGATTGGCGCTATCTTAACAGGAGCTATTGGCGCTATTGTTATTCTATTCTTGATAAATTTGATATTTAAGAAGAAGTAA
- a CDS encoding DUF6327 family protein: MNNKTFSSFEEIDNEIRLLRLEKEIDRLSLTQQVSASAESLSPKNLLANTLGSLFNNKRWLNIALGYGMQLLAKRYLNKNK; encoded by the coding sequence ATGAACAATAAAACCTTTTCATCATTTGAAGAAATCGATAATGAAATTAGACTACTGCGATTAGAAAAAGAGATTGACCGACTGTCTCTCACACAACAAGTATCAGCTTCAGCAGAAAGTTTAAGTCCAAAAAACTTATTAGCCAATACTTTGGGTTCTTTATTTAACAACAAACGATGGTTAAATATAGCTTTGGGATACGGAATGCAACTTTTAGCAAAAAGATATTTAAACAAAAACAAATAA
- the cas2 gene encoding CRISPR-associated endonuclease Cas2, giving the protein MIIAERYNAYRIMWVLVLYDLPTETKKMRKEAQNFRDKLIKDGFTLFQFSMYIRHCPSRENAQVHINRVKQNLPQYGNIAIMCLTDKQFGDMEFFYCQRETAAPETYVQLELF; this is encoded by the coding sequence ATGATCATAGCCGAACGATATAATGCTTATAGAATTATGTGGGTATTAGTATTATACGATTTGCCAACAGAAACGAAGAAAATGCGTAAAGAAGCACAGAACTTTCGTGATAAACTCATAAAGGACGGCTTTACGCTCTTTCAGTTTTCGATGTACATAAGGCATTGCCCTAGTAGAGAGAATGCTCAGGTGCATATCAATCGTGTAAAACAAAATTTACCTCAGTATGGTAATATAGCTATTATGTGCTTAACTGATAAGCAGTTTGGAGATATGGAGTTCTTTTACTGTCAGAGGGAAACAGCAGCCCCCGAAACCTATGTGCAATTAGAACTTTTTTAA